The following are from one region of the Sorghum bicolor cultivar BTx623 chromosome 2, Sorghum_bicolor_NCBIv3, whole genome shotgun sequence genome:
- the LOC8079382 gene encoding cytochrome P450 709B2, which yields MEYGWLLSAALAAALASWAFDALVRLVWRPRALARSLRAQGVRGPPYRFFHGNLGDIRRLRAAGAGIRLDVADHDFTPIAQPQFREWIPLYGRVFLYWFGSTPNICVADYAMAKQLLAERTGIFAKNRSNANLLRLLGEGLVLANGDDWHRHKKVVHPAFNTDKLKMMTATMADCALSMVTSWEAQLANQQKERVTIELSDQFEELTADVISHTAFGSSYKEGKRVFQALKELQFIAFSTLFNVHIPGFRYLPTKKNMRVWKLDKEVRSTLTGIIENRLAAKDKAGYGNDLLGLMLEACAPEHGGDQLLSMDEIIDECKTFFFAGQETTSHLLTWVMFLLSTHPEWQDKLRAEVLRECGGGRDRRRAPTHDMLSKLKLMNLFILETLRLYSPVPLIRRRTRCPVELGGVVVPADALLTLPIATMHRDREVWGDDAGEFNPLRFDAGTTKAAPKNLSAMLAFSSGPRNCIGQNFAMVESRAVVAAVLQRFKLTLSPEYVHAPTDVITLRPKYGLPMIVTSVDDA from the exons ATGGAGTACGGGTGGCTGCTGTCCGCGGcgctcgcggcggcgctggccTCGTGGGCGTTCGACGCGCTGGTGCGCCTCGTGTGGCGGCCGCGCGCGCTGGCTCGGAGCCTCCGGGCGCAGGGCGTGCGCGGACCCCCGTACCGCTTCTTCCACGGCAACCTCGGCGACATCAGGCGGCTCCGCGCGGCGGGCGCCGGCATCAGGCTTGACGTCGCCGACCACGACTTCACTCCCATCGCGCAGCCGCAGTTCCGGGAATGGATCCCCCTCTACG GGCGCGTGTTCCTGTACTGGTTCGGCTCCACGCCCAACATCTGCGTGGCGGACTACGCCATGGCGAAGCAGCTGCTGGCGGAACGGACGGGGATCTTCGCCAAGAACCGCTCCAACGCCAACCTGCTCCGGCTTCTCGGCGAGGGGCTCGTGCTGGCCAACGGCGACGACTGGCACCGCCACAAGAAGGTGGTGCACCCGGCCTTCAACACCGACAAGCTCAAG ATGATGACAGCGACCATGGCGGATTGCGCCCTGTCGATGGTGACCAGCTGGGAGGCTCAGTTGGCGAATCAGCAGAAGGAGCGCGTTACGATCGAGCTGAGCGACCAGTTCGAGGAGCTCACCGCCGACGTCATCTCCCACACGGCGTTCGGGAGCAGCTACAAGGAAGGGAAACGAGTGTTCCAGGCACTCAAGGAGCTGCAGTTCATCGCCTTCTCCACGCTTTTCAATGTTCATATCCCAGGGTTCAGGTATCTTCCAACGAAAAAGAACATGCGTGTGTGGAAGCTGGACAAGGAGGTGAGGAGCACGCTGACGGGGATCATCGAGAACCGGCTCGCCGCCAAGGACAAGGCCGGGTACGGAAACGACCTCCTAGGGCTCATGCTGGAGGCCTGCGCGCCGGAGCACGGCGGCGACCAGCTCCTGAGCATGGACGAGATCATCGACGAGTGCAAGACGTTCTTCTTCGCGGGGCAGGAGACCACCTCGCACCTGCTCACCTGGGTCATGTTCCTGCTCAGCACGCACCCGGAGTGGCAGGACAAGCTCCGGGCCGAGGTGCTCAGGGAGTGCGGCGGCGGCAGGGACCGCCGCCGGGCTCCCACCCACGACATGCTCAGCAAGCTCAAGCTG ATGAACCTGTTCATCCTGGAGACGCTGAGGCTGTACAGCCCGGTCCCGCTGATCCGGCGGCGGACGCGGTGCCCGGTGGAGCTGGGCGGCGTGGTGGTGCCGGCGGACGCGCTCCTGACGCTGCCGATCGCGACGATGCACCGCGACAGGGAGGTGTGGGGCGACGACGCCGGCGAGTTCAACCCGCTGCGGTTCGACGCCGGCACCACCAAGGCGGCGCCCAAGAACCTGAGCGCGATGCTGGCCTTCTCCAGCGGGCCGAGGAACTGCATCGGCCAGAACTTCGCCATGGTCGAGTCAAGGGCCGTGGTCGCCGCGGTGCTGCAGCGGTTCAAGCTCACGCTGTCGCCGGAGTACGTGCACGCGCCGACCGACGTCATCACGCTGCGCCCCAAGTACGGGCTCCCCATGATCGTCACGAGTGTTGATGATGCGTAG
- the LOC8079383 gene encoding pentatricopeptide repeat-containing protein At4g33990 → MHTISSAVKRRLRLRPRWLPLASPAISPRRGCSSHGPREAVGSHDSLLLRLQSGPALTEVRRLHAALLVRGYRTSTVLAAQLVRAYARLRDGGLGHAVRVFDGMLTRNSFAWNAVIKGLVDAGRFSEALQWYWDMVGDGSVVADRFTYPPVLKACAALGVVEQGRKVQENVEADIARGIAKCNVFVQCALVDMFAKCGCLGEARNVFESMEVRDLAAWTAMIGGTVHGGDWLEVMTLLKRMKSEGFRPDSMILATVIPACGKVKELRTGTALHGCVVKCGVGVDTCVLNALVDMYCKCARLDFAASLFWSIDHKDVISWSTIIAGHSQNRRYHVSVSLFSEMVASGVKPNSTTLASILPSLSELRLFRYGKEIHCFSLRNGLEHSEFLASALIDFYSRQGSIKEAEIVFEFTPKNDLVVSNSMIGGYVVNEDSESALRLLRALLKEGLRPDRVTVVSVLPLCNQHSRLLQGKELHAYAIRHNISSCCSVSNALTDMYCKCGCLELAFEIFLLMTERNTVTYNTLISSLGKHGHAEQAFFLFDLMKRDGVSPDKVTFVALLSCCSHEGLIDKGLCFYDSMLRDYNISPDKEHYSCIVDLYSRSGRLDAAWSFIANLQEVPEIDVLGCLLSACREHNRMDIAELVAERIFEQNPNDPGYHILLSNIYASAGMWSEVTRIRTMIEERSLKKRTGNSLI, encoded by the coding sequence atgcATACTATTTCCTCCGCGGTGAAGAGGAGGCTCAGACTGAGGCCTCGGTGGCTTCCTCTTGCCTCCCCAGCGATTTCTCCTCGCCGCGGGTGCAGCAGCCACGGCCCCCGCGAGGCCGTCGGCTCGCACGACTCGCTACTCCTCCGGCTGCAGTCGGGCCCCGCCCTCACGGAGGTACGGAGATTGCACGCTGCGCTGCTGGTGCGAGGATACCGTACAAGCACCGTCCTCGCCGCACAGCTGGTGCGCGCGTACGCCAGGCTGCGGGATGGTGGGCTCGGGCACGCGGTGCGCGTGTTCGACGGAATGCTTACGAGGAACTCCTTCGCGTGGAACGCCGTGATCAAGGGCCTTGTCGATGCCGGTAGGTTCTCGGAGGCACTGCAGTGGTACTGGGACATGGTCGGTGATGGCTCGGTCGTTGCTGATCGTTTCACTTACCCACCTGTTCTGAAAGCATGTGCTGCACTTGGCGTGGTTGAGCAGGGGAGAAAAGTTCAAGAGAACGTGGAGGCGGACATTGCCAGGGGTATTGCAAAGTGCAATGTGTTTGTGCAGTGTGCGCTTGTGGACATGTTTGCCAAGTGTGGGTGCTTAGGTGAAGCAAGGAATGTGTTTGAGAGCATGGAAGTGAGGGACTTGGCTGCGTGGACTGCGATGATTGGAGGAACCGTGCACGGAGGAGACTGGCTTGAGGTGATGACGTTGCTTAAGCGCATGAAGTCAGAAGGGTTTCGGCCCGATTCAATGATTTTGGCCACTGTTATTCCAGCATGTGGCAAGGTGAAAGAGCTTAGGACTGGAACGGCATTACATGGATGTGTGGTAAAATGTGGAGTAGGTGTTGATACCTGTGTTCTGAATGCTTTGGTCGATATGTATTGCAAATGTGCTAGGCTGGATTTTGCTGCTTCTCTGTTTTGGTCTATCGATCACAAGGATGTTATCTCTTGGAGTACCATAATTGCAGGGCATTCACAGAACAGAAGATATCATGTGAGTGTCAGTTTGTTTTCTGAAATGGTTGCTTCAGGAGTAAAACCAAATTCTACTACCCTTGCAAGCATACTTCCTAGTCTTTCAGAGCTGAGGTTATTCAGGTATGGAAAAGAAATTCATTGCTTCTCCTTAAGAAATGGTTTGGAACACAGTGAGTTTCTAGCCAGTGCACTCATCGACTTCTACAGTAGACAAGGATCCATTAAGGAAGCAGAAATTGTTTTTGAGTTCACGCCGAAGAACGATTTGGTTGTTTCGAATTCAATGATCGGAGGATATGTTGTGAATGAGGATTCAGAGTCTGCATTACGTCTATTAAGGGCACTGCTGAAAGAGGGACTTAGACCTGATCGTGTGACTGTTGTTTCAGTTCTTCCTCTATGCAATCAACACTCCAGGCTTCTCCAGGGCAAAGAACTACATGCTTACGCCATCAGGCATAACATAAGTTCATGTTGCTCAGTTAGTAATGCACTTACAGATATGTACTGCAAGTGTGGTTGCCTAGAACTAGCCTTCGAGATTTTTCTGCTGATGACAGAGCGAAATACTGTTACATATAACACTCTGATTTCTTCTCTGGGAAAGCATGGTCATGCAGAGCAAGCCTTCTTTCTTTTTGACCTAATGAAGAGAGATGGAGTTTCTCCAGATAAAGTGACTTTTGTAGCTCTGTTATCATGTTGTAGCCATGAGGGCCTTATTGATAAGGGCTTGTGCTTCTATGATTCCATGTTGCGGGACTACAATATTTCTCCAGATAAGGAGCACTATTCGTGCATTGTTGACCTTTACAGCAGATCTGGGAGGCTTGATGCTGCTTGGAGTTTTATTGCAAATTTACAAGAAGTGCCAGAAATCGATGTTCTTGGGTGTCTATTGTCAGCATGCAGAGAGCACAATAGAATGGACATTGCTGAGCTCGTTGCAGAAAGAATATTTGAGCAAAACCCCAATGATCCTGGCTATCACATTCTGTTATCTAACATCTATGCCAGTGCTGGAATGTGGTCTGAGGTGACTAGGATAAGAACTATGATCGAagagaggagcttgaagaagaGAACAGGAAATAGCTTGATTTAA
- the LOC8079381 gene encoding cytochrome P450 709B2 yields MDLAWMVAAAVASVLASWAFNALVHLVWRPYAITRSLRAQGVRGPDYRFFTGSLGEIKRLRAEGAAVTLDVDDHDFIPMVQPHLRKWIALYGRTFVYWTGARPNVCVADVNVVRQVLFDRTGLYPKNLMNPHVSRLLGKGFVLTDGDDWKRHRKVVHPAFNMDKLKMMTVTMSDCARSMMSEWEAQLAKGGEVEVELSSRFEELTADVISHTAFGSSYNEGKQVFLAQRELQYIAFSTVFNVQIPVFRYLPTEKNLKTRKLDRQVRGMLMDIIKTRLASKDTAGYGNDLLGLMLEACAPEHGETPVLSMDEIIDECKTFFFAGHDTTSHLLTWASFLLSTHPEWQDRLREEVRRECGDEVPTGDALNKLKLVNMFLLETLRLYGPVSLIQRKAGSDLDLGGIRVPEGAILTIPIATIHRDKEVWGDDAGEFKPERFENGVTRAAKHPNALLSFSSGPRSCIGQNFAMIEAKAVVAMILQRFALELSPKYVHAPMDVITLRPRHGLPMLLKRL; encoded by the exons ATGGATCTGGCGTGGATGGTGGCGGCGGCCGTCGCGTCGGTGCTGGCGTCGTGGGCGTTCAACGCGCTGGTGCACCTCGTCTGGCGCCCCTACGCCATCACCCGGAGCCTCCGCGCGCAGGGCGTCCGCGGGCCGGACTACAGGTTCTTCACCGGGAGCCTCGGCGAGATCAAGCGGCTCCGCGCCGAGGGCGCCGCCGTCACGCTGGACGTCGACGACCATGACTTCATCCCCATGGTGCAGCCGCATCTGCGCAAGTGGATCGCGCTCTACG GACGGACGTTCGTGTACTGGACCGGCGCGAGGCCGAACGTGTGCGTGGCGGACGTCAACGTGGTCAGGCAGGTGCTCTTCGACCGCACCGGCCTCTACCCCAAGAACCTCATGAACCCGCACGTCTCCCGCCTCCTCGGCAAGGGCTTCGTCCTCACCGACGGCGACGACTGGAAGCGCCACCGCAAGGTCGTGCACCCGGCTTTCAACATGGACAAGCTCAAGATGATGACGGTCACCATGTCCGACTGTGCTCGCTCCATGATGTCCGAGTGGGAGGCACAGCTCGCGAAGGGCGGTGAAGTGGAGGTCGAGCTGAGCAGCCGGTTCGAGGAGCTCACCGCCGATGTCATCTCGCACACTGCGTTCGGGAGCAGCTACAACGAGGGGAAACAGGTGTTTCTGGCGCAGAGGGAGCTCCAGTACATCGCCTTCTCGACCGTTTTCAATGTCCAGATCCCGGTGTTCAGGTACCTTCCAACCGAGAAGAACCTCAAGACACGGAAGCTGGACAGGCAGGTGAGGGGCATGCTCATGGACATCATCAAGACCCGCCTCGCCAGCAAGGACACCGCCGGCTACGGGAACGACCTGCTCGGGCTCATGCTGGAGGCGTGCGCGCCGGAGCACGGCGAGACGCCGGTGCTGAGCATGGACGAGATCATCGACGAGTGCAAGACATTCTTCTTCGCCGGGCACGACACCACGTCGCACTTGCTCACCTGGGCCTCGTTCCTTCTGAGCACGCACCCGGAGTGGCAGGACAGGCTCCGGGAGGAGGTCCGGCGGGAGTGCGGCGACGAGGTCCCCACCGGCGACGCGCTCAACAAGTTGAAGCTCGTCAACATGTTCCTCCTGGAGACGCTGCGGCTGTACGGCCCGGTGTCCCTGATCCAGAGGAAGGCGGGATCGGACCTCGATCTTGGCGGCATCCGGGTACCCGAGGGCGCGATCCTGACCATCCCAATCGCGACGATCCACCGCGACAAGGAGGTCTGGGGCGACGACGCCGGCGAGTTCAAGCCGGAGAGGTTCGAGAACGGGGTGACGAGGGCGGCCAAGCACCCCAATGCGCTGCTGTCCTTCTCCAGCGGGCCAAGGTCGTGCATCGGTCAGAACTTCGCGATGATCGAGGCTAAGGCTGTGGTCGCCATGATCCTGCAGAGGTTCGCGCTCGAGCTGTCCCCCAAATACGTCCACGCGCCCATGGACGTGATCACCCTGCGCCCAAGGCACGGGCTCCCCATGCTCCTCAAGCGCCTGTAG
- the LOC8079380 gene encoding cytochrome P450 709B2, with translation MDLAWMVAAAVASVLASWAFNALLHLVWRPYAITRSLRAQGVRGPDYRFLTGNLAEMKRLRADGAAVTLDVGDHDFIPMVQPHHRKWISLYGRTFVYWNGATPNVCLADVNVVRQVLFDRTGLYPKNLMNPHVSRLLGKGLVLTDGDDWKRHRKVVHPAFNMDKLKMMTATMSNCALSMMSEWEAQLAKGAGDAEVELSTRFEELTADVISHTAFGSSYEDGKRVFLAQRELQFLAFSTFFNVQIPALRYLPTEKNRRTWKLDKQVRGMLMDIIKARVANKDTAGYGNDLLGLMLEACAPEHGETPVLSMDEIIDECKTFFFAGHDTTSHLLTWAAFLLSTHPEWQDRLREEVRRECGDEVPTRGDALNKLALVNMFLLETLRLYGPVSLIQRKAGSDLDLGGIRVPEGAIFTIPIATIHRDKEVWGDDAGEFKPERFENGVTRAAKHPNALLSFSSGPRSCIGQNFAMIEAKAVVAMILQRFALELSPKYVHAPMDVITLRPRHGLPMLLRRL, from the exons ATGGATCTGGCCTGGATGGTGGCGGCGGCCGTCGCGTCGGTGCTGGCGTCTTGGGCGTTCAACGCGCTGCTGCACCTCGTCTGGCGCCCCTACGCCATCACCCGGAGCCTCCGCGCGCAGGGCGTCCGCGGGCCGGACTACAGGTTCCTCACCGGGAACCTCGCCGAGATGAAGCGCCTCCGCGCCGATGGCGCCGCCGTCACGCTGGACGTCGGCGACCACGACTTCATCCCCATGGTGCAGCCGCACCACCGCAAGTGGATCTCGCTCTACG GCCGGACGTTCGTGTACTGGAACGGCGCGACGCCGAACGTGTGCCTGGCGGACGTGAACGTGGTCAGGCAGGTGCTCTTCGACCGCACCGGGCTCTACCCCAAGAACCTCATGAACCCGCACGTCTCCCGCCTGCTCGGCAAGGGCCTCGTCCTCACCGACGGCGACGACTGGAAGCGCCACCGCAAGGTCGTGCACCCGGCCTTCAACATGGACAAGCTCAAG ATGATGACGGCGACCATGTCCAACTGCGCTCTGTCCATGATGTCCGAGTGGGAGGCGCAGCTTGCCAAGGGCGCCGGCGACGCCGAGGTCGAGCTGAGCACCCGGTTCGAGGAGCTCACCGCCGACGTGATCTCGCACACGGCGTTCGGGAGCAGCTACGAGGACGGGAAACGGGTCTTCCTGGCGCAGAGGGAGCTCCAGTTCCTGGCCTTCTCCACTTTTTTCAACGTCCAGATCCCAGCGCTCAGGTACCTCCCGACCGAGAAGAACCGCAGGACATGGAAGCTGGACAAGCAGGTGCGGGGCATGCTGATGGACATCATCAAGGCACGCGTCGCCAACAAGGACACCGCCGGCTACGGGAACGACCTGCTCGGGCTCATGCTGGAGGCGTGCGCGCCGGAGCACGGCGAGACGCCGGTGCTGAGCATGGATGAGATCATCGACGAGTGCAAGACCTTCTTCTTCGCCGGGCACGACACCACGTCGCACCTGCTCACCTGGGCCGCGTTCCTGCTGAGCACGCATCCGGAGTGGCAGGACAGGCTCCGGGAGGAGGTGCGGCGAGAGTGCGGCGACGAGGTCCCCACCCGCGGGGACGCGCTCAACAAGCTCGCTCTGGTGAACATGTTCCTCCTGGAGACCCTGCGGCTGTACGGCCCGGTGTCCCTGATCCAGAGGAAGGCGGGATCGGACCTCGACCTCGGCGGCATCCGGGTACCTGAGGGCGCTATCTTCACGATCCCTATCGCGACGATCCACCGCGACAAGGAGGTCTGGGGCGACGACGCCGGCGAGTTCAAGCCGGAGAGGTTCGAGAACGGGGTGACGAGGGCGGCCAAGCACCCCAATGCGCTGCTGTCCTTCTCCAGCGGGCCAAGGTCGTGCATCGGTCAGAACTTCGCGATGATCGAGGCTAAGGCTGTGGTCGCCATGATCCTTCAGAGGTTCGCGCTCGAGCTGTCCCCTAAATACGTCCACGCGCCTATGGACGTGATCACTCTGCGGCCCAGACATGGGCTCCCCATGCTCCTCAGGCGCTTGTAG
- the LOC8063530 gene encoding cytochrome P450 709B2, with translation MDLAWMVAAAVAAVLASWAFNALVHLVWRPYAITRSLRAQGVRGPDYRFFTGSLGEIKRLRGEGAAVTLDVDDHDFIPMVQPHLRKWIALYGRTFVYWTAARPNVCVADVNVVRQVLFDRTGLYPKNLMNPHVSRLLGKGLVLTDGDDWKRHRKVVHPAFNMDKLKMMTVTMSDCARSMMSEWEAQLAKGGEVEVELSSRFEELTADVISHTAFGSSYNEGKQVFLAQRELQYIAFSTVFNVQIPALKYLPTEKNLKTRKLDRQVRGMLMDIIKARLTSKDTAGYGNDLLGLMLEACAPEHGETPVLSMDEIIDECKTFFFAGHDTTSHLLTWASFLLSTHPEWQDRLREEVRRECGDEVPTGDALNKLKLVNMFLLETLRLYGPVSLIQRKAGSDLDLGGIRVPEGAILTIPIATIHRDKEVWGDDAGEFKPERFENGVTRAAKHPNALLSFSSGPRSCIGQNFAMIEAKAVVAMILQRFALELSPKYVHAPMDVITLRPRHGLPMLLKRL, from the exons ATGGATCTGGCCTGGATGGTGGCGGCGGCAGTCGCGGCGGTGCTGGCGTCGTGGGCGTTCAACGCGCTGGTGCACCTCGTCTGGCGCCCCTACGCCATCACCCGGAGCCTCCGCGCGCAGGGCGTCCGCGGGCCGGACTACAGGTTCTTCACCGGGAGCCTCGGCGAGATCAAGCGGCTCCGCGGCGAGGGCGCCGCCGTCACGCTGGACGTCGACGACCACGACTTCATCCCCATGGTGCAGCCGCATCTGCGCAAGTGGATCGCGCTCTACG GACGGACGTTCGTGTACTGGACCGCCGCGAGGCCGAACGTGTGCGTGGCGGACGTGAACGTGGTGAGGCAGGTGCTCTTCGACCGCACCGGGCTCTACCCCAAGAACCTCATGAACCCGCACGTCTCCCGCCTGCTCGGCAAGGGCCTCGTCCTCACCGACGGCGACGACTGGAAGCGCCACCGCAAGGTCGTGCACCCGGCTTTCAACATGGACAAGCTCAAGATGATGACGGTCACCATGTCCGACTGTGCTCGCTCCATGATGTCCGAGTGGGAGGCACAGCTCGCGAAGGGCGGTGAAGTGGAGGTCGAGCTGAGCAGCCGGTTTGAGGAGCTCACCGCCGACGTGATCTCGCACACGGCGTTCGGAAGCAGCTACAACGAGGGGAAACAGGTGTTTCTGGCGCAGAGGGAGCTCCAGTACATCGCCTTCTCGACCGTTTTCAATGTCCAGATCCCAGCTCTCAAGTACCTTCCAACCGAGAAGAACCTCAAGACACGGAAGCTGGACAGGCAGGTGAGGGGCATGCTCATGGACATCATCAAGGCTCGCCTCACCAGCAAGGACACCGCCGGCTACGGGAACGACCTGCTCGGGCTCATGCTGGAAGCGTGCGCTCCGGAGCACGGCGAGACGCCGGTGCTGAGCATGGACGAGATCATCGACGAGTGCAAGACCTTCTTCTTCGCCGGGCATGACACCACGTCGCACTTGCTCACCTGGGCCTCCTTCCTTCTGAGCACGCACCCGGAGTGGCAGGACAGGCTCCGGGAGGAGGTCCGGCGGGAATGCGGCGACGAGGTCCCCACCGGCGACGCGCTCAACAAGTTGAAGCTCGTCAACATGTTCCTCCTGGAGACGCTGCGGCTGTACGGCCCGGTGTCCCTGATCCAGAGGAAGGCGGGATCGGACCTCGATCTTGGCGGCATCCGGGTACCCGAGGGCGCGATCCTGACCATCCCAATCGCGACGATCCACCGCGACAAGGAGGTCTGGGGCGACGACGCCGGCGAGTTCAAGCCGGAGAGGTTCGAGAACGGGGTGACGAGGGCGGCCAAGCACCCCAATGCGCTGCTGTCCTTCTCCAGCGGGCCAAGGTCGTGCATCGGTCAGAACTTCGCGATGATCGAGGCTAAGGCTGTGGTCGCCATGATCCTGCAGAGGTTCGCGCTCGAGCTGTCCCCCAAATACGTCCACGCGCCCATGGACGTGATCACCCTGCGCCCAAGGCACGGGCTCCCCATGCTCCTCAAGCGCTTGTAG